A region of Streptomyces halobius DNA encodes the following proteins:
- the mads8 gene encoding methylation-associated defense system ATP-binding protein MAD8 translates to MSTTGMSETTPRDLREALEGVLVPRLAKLVGERSAGHCMRITELEAELAASLVRRLRGALGPDVTVCLLATADELAPDQRFHDVGVTSTKLVELRNRSEGEGVLPGPLLVFVPPGTRVSAEDSFGIATFEDVPLGDAYTHLADHLLEQVPERLRPGVDELLAALRDRTEGRVGDRAVAQYLLTLQANAYRDQVAGAAVYHFGLVPDLTCLPTPRSCASASRRTTAWWKS, encoded by the coding sequence ATGAGCACGACCGGAATGTCAGAGACCACCCCGAGGGACCTCCGGGAGGCACTCGAAGGCGTCCTCGTGCCCCGGCTCGCCAAACTCGTTGGCGAGCGGAGTGCCGGCCACTGCATGCGGATCACTGAGCTAGAGGCCGAACTCGCGGCCTCGCTAGTACGCCGCCTGCGCGGGGCCCTGGGCCCCGACGTCACCGTCTGCCTGCTCGCCACTGCCGACGAGCTCGCCCCGGACCAGCGGTTCCACGACGTGGGCGTCACCAGCACCAAGCTGGTAGAACTCCGCAACCGCAGCGAGGGTGAAGGCGTCCTGCCCGGACCGCTCCTCGTCTTCGTGCCGCCCGGCACCCGGGTGAGCGCCGAGGACTCCTTCGGCATCGCGACCTTCGAAGACGTACCGCTCGGCGACGCTTACACCCACCTTGCCGACCACCTGCTGGAGCAGGTGCCCGAGAGGCTGCGCCCAGGCGTTGACGAACTGCTCGCCGCCCTGCGGGACCGCACGGAGGGCCGCGTCGGCGACCGGGCCGTCGCCCAGTACCTCCTCACGCTGCAGGCCAACGCCTACCGTGACCAGGTCGCCGGGGCAGCGGTGTACCACTTCGGGCTGGTACCGGACTTGACCTGTTTGCCGACCCCGCGCTCGTGCGCGAGCGCGTCGAGAAGAACCACAGCCTGGTGGAAAAGCTGA
- the mads7 gene encoding methylation-associated defense system protein MAD7 — protein MALTGALGTFHHPGVSRIDYKPLDMDRVLTALLARLWHRGLPSKISRSRTLDVEVFVKLFLEHPDAFEGFDRENTTRWIATHLLDLVNRGKADESVAGPRPLHGFTYRFRNSRKSRPYGADEQLYEMLTADEGALKGLREFFFSDVDRATGTITPGAGTDVETQALLHLVELAGGQMQDRADTGKPRTPYPQLCAEPAQLLCQDVMRLLYHQDHMPRTVLVDYLKVLFAFHLSLYHLRMMKLLPAVVDASTVPGSCRKGHTGTAAADRCPYRVRLFLDAEGTPGTPAAALAEHSADIWYRRIPPFIQATYQIKKLDDFAEHLAAKTGTLSRPNGRSYFTPEEALRLLGKSYRKDRDAFFLQRVNRVRDEEDELPPELKRIIQLGLDPFDEYTEMLMHYKGRYYRGQFVKCLDSMLLKHRPGALLAQPRGGRGGDASARRFVLDARLLEVLLQVSLLREGGDGSGDLATSPMRVDEFLALLRDRYGLYIDRLPVGDGFTGAHLDDQAALRANSTAFLNRLREIGYYQDMSDAYLTQTITPRYAIGTTARTGAGAR, from the coding sequence ATGGCGCTGACCGGGGCGCTCGGCACCTTTCACCATCCGGGCGTCAGCCGGATCGACTACAAGCCCCTTGACATGGACCGGGTCCTCACCGCGCTGCTCGCACGCCTGTGGCACCGCGGCCTGCCCAGCAAGATCAGCCGATCCCGGACGCTCGATGTCGAGGTGTTCGTCAAGCTGTTCCTGGAGCACCCCGACGCCTTCGAGGGCTTCGATCGAGAGAACACCACCCGGTGGATCGCCACCCACCTCTTGGACTTGGTCAACCGGGGCAAGGCAGACGAGTCGGTGGCGGGCCCACGGCCACTGCACGGATTCACCTACCGCTTCCGCAACAGCCGCAAGTCACGCCCCTACGGGGCCGACGAGCAGCTGTACGAGATGCTCACCGCAGACGAGGGAGCCCTCAAAGGGCTCCGCGAGTTCTTTTTCTCCGACGTGGACCGCGCCACCGGAACGATCACACCCGGCGCGGGCACCGACGTCGAGACCCAAGCGCTGCTGCACCTGGTGGAGCTGGCCGGAGGCCAGATGCAGGACCGGGCGGACACCGGCAAGCCCCGAACTCCGTACCCGCAGCTGTGCGCGGAACCCGCACAGCTGCTCTGCCAGGACGTCATGCGGCTGCTCTACCACCAGGACCACATGCCACGCACCGTCCTGGTGGACTACCTGAAGGTGCTGTTCGCCTTCCATCTGTCGCTCTACCACCTGCGGATGATGAAGCTGCTGCCCGCGGTCGTCGATGCCAGCACAGTTCCAGGGTCCTGCCGCAAGGGCCACACCGGCACGGCGGCAGCCGACCGCTGCCCGTACCGGGTACGGCTCTTCCTCGACGCGGAGGGCACCCCGGGCACGCCGGCCGCCGCCCTGGCCGAACACAGCGCGGACATCTGGTACCGGCGCATCCCGCCCTTCATCCAGGCGACGTACCAGATCAAGAAGCTCGATGATTTCGCTGAACACCTCGCCGCCAAGACCGGCACCCTGAGCCGCCCCAATGGAAGGAGCTACTTCACCCCGGAAGAGGCACTGCGGCTGCTCGGCAAGTCCTACCGCAAAGACCGCGACGCCTTCTTCCTGCAAAGGGTCAACCGGGTGCGGGACGAAGAGGACGAGCTTCCCCCCGAACTCAAGCGGATCATCCAGCTTGGGCTCGACCCCTTCGACGAGTACACCGAGATGCTGATGCACTATAAAGGGCGGTACTACCGAGGCCAGTTCGTGAAGTGCCTTGACTCGATGCTGTTGAAACACCGGCCCGGCGCCCTGCTCGCTCAGCCGCGCGGCGGACGTGGGGGCGACGCCTCCGCCCGCAGGTTCGTCCTGGACGCCCGACTCCTCGAAGTGCTCCTCCAGGTCTCGCTGCTCAGAGAGGGCGGCGACGGGTCCGGCGACCTTGCGACCTCGCCGATGCGGGTTGACGAGTTCCTTGCCTTGCTGAGGGATCGCTATGGGCTCTACATCGACCGCCTTCCGGTCGGCGACGGCTTCACCGGCGCCCACCTTGACGACCAGGCCGCGCTGCGCGCGAATTCCACAGCGTTCCTCAACCGGCTTCGCGAGATCGGCTACTACCAGGACATGTCCGACGCCTATCTGACGCAGACCATCACCCCCCGGTACGCCATCGGGACCACGGCACGGACGGGAGCGGGCGCCCGATGA
- a CDS encoding replication-relaxation family protein has protein sequence MPALPRPAFGPGSRYTARAATTRPRTTRHTDVAELARRLTARDLWLARMLYEHRVLTTDQLACLAHISLRSAQRRLRTLHQHAVLDSFRPLTATGSAPEHYTLGPLGAALLAAHAGLDTSALGWRPTHTGRIAYSPSLGHDLGVNELLTHLAAKAHTTPDTGLRLWLSERSTARRWGDIIRPDAYAHWHDGDRLLPFFLEYDTGSQPLPRVEAKLTGYAAFTTATDTRPALLIHTRTQSRDQALRHRLTSTARELDLHVATSSADFTTSSPSSPSSAASCTSPCAICVRPSPTPSPRAATAPRSTSCTQPAIPSRSSTASTSPRTWVHPRPMTGVCGNATVYCPCSAKPTSPPRPSPGSTVDWTTPAFWRTERWSLWTGAVTATAFCSAGSSRSSAGPVPPTGTRRQNTAATWTPSAACSTSNSMTRNGPRGCCPTPRCCASWNS, from the coding sequence ATGCCCGCACTCCCGCGCCCCGCCTTCGGCCCCGGCTCCCGCTACACCGCCCGCGCCGCCACCACCCGCCCCCGCACCACCCGACACACGGACGTCGCCGAGCTCGCCCGCCGACTCACCGCCCGCGACCTGTGGCTGGCACGGATGCTCTACGAGCACCGCGTCCTGACAACAGATCAGCTCGCGTGCCTCGCCCACATCTCACTGCGCTCCGCCCAACGCCGCCTGCGCACCCTCCACCAACACGCCGTCCTCGACTCCTTCCGCCCCCTCACCGCCACCGGCTCCGCCCCCGAGCACTACACCCTCGGCCCCCTCGGAGCCGCCCTTCTCGCCGCCCACGCCGGCCTGGACACCTCCGCACTCGGCTGGCGCCCCACCCACACCGGCCGCATCGCCTACTCCCCATCCCTCGGCCACGACCTGGGCGTCAACGAACTCCTCACCCACCTCGCCGCCAAAGCCCACACCACCCCCGACACCGGACTACGCCTGTGGCTGTCCGAACGCTCCACGGCCCGCCGCTGGGGCGACATCATCCGCCCCGACGCCTACGCCCACTGGCACGACGGCGACCGTCTGCTGCCGTTCTTCCTCGAATACGACACCGGCAGCCAACCCCTGCCCCGCGTCGAAGCCAAACTCACCGGCTACGCCGCCTTCACCACCGCCACCGACACCCGCCCCGCCCTCCTCATCCACACCCGCACCCAGTCCCGCGACCAGGCCCTACGCCACCGCCTGACCAGCACAGCCCGCGAGCTGGATCTGCACGTGGCGACTTCGTCTGCGGACTTCACTACGTCCAGCCCCAGCTCACCCAGCTCCGCGGCAAGCTGCACATCACCCTGCGCGATCTGCGTTCGGCCCTCGCCTACACCCTCACCTCGGGCCGCGACTGCTCCGAGATCCACCAGCTGTACGCAGCCGGCGATACCCAGCAGATCCTCGACAGCTTCTACTTCTCCGCGCACCTGGGTACACCCCCGGCCGATGACGGGAGTCTGCGGGAACGCGACCGTCTACTGTCCCTGCTCCGCGAAGCCGACGTCGCCGCCGCGCCCCAGCCCCGGCTCGACCGTCGACTGGACTACACCGGCCTTCTGGAGGACGGAGCGCTGGTCACTGTGGACGGGCGCGGTGACCGCGACCGCGTTCTGCTCGGCCGGCAGTTCGAGGAGCTCGGCCGGGCCAGTACCTCCCACGGGGACCAGGCGGCAGAACACCGCCGCTACCTGGACGCCGTCCGCCGCCTGCTCTACTTCGAACTCCATGACGAGGAACGGGCCCAGAGGATGCTGCCCTACCCCTCGGTGCTGCGCTTCATGGAACTCCTGA
- a CDS encoding type IV secretory system conjugative DNA transfer family protein — MGDVTAYELLSAAQPHGWLVDFLTHPQSFGITAIRTALDRCAASAPLLIPAALVSTACGYTGWRRLLRWQQRKFANGARCVEVLAPPHVAPKGGEVLWAQLSGLLRPWWRRITTGQPHLAFEYTWSHTGLCIRLWVPGTVPLGLVRRAVEAAWPGAHTRVTEPASLLPDRHPVTAGHLRLARPDVLPLRTDHPTDPLRALLQAATGMADEESACVQILARPATGSALRRAHRQARRLKAGRTPARLPALAALLLHRAQPSATSKQDPEHSTAVRQSAAKLSGSQWQCVLTYAASCAPEHERAQDAARGRAHALASAFGLFADRTYLARTRLAHPEPHLSARHYPSSSRTTLLSVPELAALAHLPFDADAPGIRRAGARSVLPPPQIPEPAPGNGVKPLGRSDTGARRGVGLAVPDARHHLHVMGATGSGKSTLIANLALDDVRQHRGVIVIDPKGDLVTDLLDRLPDTCADRLVLIDPDDPHLPPCLNVLDGADIDVVVDNITGIFRRIFTAFWGPRTDDVMRAACLTLLKHRHRTHQLVTLADIPRLLGESAYRLRIIPALQDPVLRGFWAWYESMSEPSRAAVVGPVMNKLRAFLLRDFARRAIAAGPSTFDLTQVLDGGILLARLPKGALGEETARLLGSFIVAGTWQAAAARARMPEHRRVDATLSIDEAHNFLNLPYPLEDMLAEARGYRLSMLLAHQHLAQLPRDLREGISANARNKVFFNASPEDANALERHTLPSLAAHDLAHLGPYQATAHLLTSGAESTAFTLTTRPLPPAVPGRAKDLRAAAAGRNGPRPAARP, encoded by the coding sequence GTGGGAGACGTGACAGCGTACGAACTGCTTTCTGCCGCCCAGCCGCACGGATGGCTGGTCGACTTCCTCACCCACCCGCAGTCGTTCGGGATCACGGCCATCCGCACAGCCTTAGACCGGTGTGCTGCGTCCGCACCTCTCCTGATTCCCGCCGCCCTCGTGTCCACGGCATGTGGGTACACCGGCTGGCGCCGCCTGTTGCGCTGGCAGCAACGGAAGTTCGCCAACGGCGCCCGCTGCGTAGAGGTCCTCGCCCCGCCACACGTCGCGCCGAAAGGCGGGGAAGTGCTGTGGGCGCAGCTGTCTGGTCTCCTGCGTCCGTGGTGGCGGCGTATCACCACCGGGCAGCCCCACCTCGCCTTCGAATACACCTGGTCACACACCGGCCTGTGTATCCGCTTGTGGGTCCCGGGCACGGTGCCGCTGGGCCTGGTACGTCGCGCGGTGGAGGCCGCCTGGCCGGGCGCCCACACCCGCGTCACCGAACCCGCCTCCCTCCTCCCGGACAGGCACCCGGTCACTGCCGGACACCTGCGACTGGCCCGGCCCGATGTCCTGCCTCTGCGTACCGACCACCCCACCGACCCCCTGCGTGCACTGCTGCAGGCCGCCACCGGCATGGCCGACGAGGAGTCCGCGTGCGTGCAGATCCTGGCCCGCCCGGCCACCGGCAGCGCACTACGCCGAGCCCACCGCCAGGCCCGCCGCCTCAAAGCCGGGCGCACTCCCGCCCGATTGCCCGCCCTGGCCGCACTTCTCCTCCACCGTGCCCAGCCCTCCGCCACGAGCAAGCAGGATCCCGAACACAGCACTGCGGTACGGCAGTCGGCGGCAAAGCTCTCCGGCTCTCAGTGGCAGTGCGTCCTCACCTACGCCGCATCCTGCGCCCCCGAACACGAGCGAGCGCAGGATGCGGCGCGGGGCCGGGCGCATGCGCTGGCGTCCGCGTTCGGCCTGTTCGCCGACCGCACCTACCTCGCCCGCACCCGCTTGGCCCACCCCGAGCCCCACCTGAGCGCACGCCACTACCCTTCTTCCTCCCGCACCACGCTGCTGTCTGTCCCCGAACTCGCCGCCCTTGCCCACCTCCCCTTCGACGCAGATGCGCCAGGTATTCGGCGGGCCGGGGCACGCTCCGTCCTGCCACCGCCGCAGATCCCCGAGCCTGCGCCTGGCAACGGGGTCAAGCCTCTGGGGCGTTCCGATACGGGTGCCCGCCGGGGCGTAGGTCTGGCGGTGCCCGACGCCCGCCACCATCTTCATGTCATGGGTGCGACAGGGTCGGGCAAGTCCACCCTGATCGCGAACCTCGCGCTCGATGACGTGCGCCAGCACCGCGGCGTCATCGTCATCGACCCAAAGGGCGACCTGGTAACCGACCTGCTGGACCGCCTCCCCGACACCTGCGCCGACCGTCTCGTGCTCATCGACCCGGACGACCCGCACCTGCCCCCGTGCCTGAACGTGCTCGACGGCGCGGACATCGATGTCGTCGTCGACAACATCACCGGCATCTTCCGCCGGATCTTCACCGCCTTCTGGGGCCCACGCACCGACGACGTCATGCGCGCCGCCTGCCTGACCCTCCTCAAACACCGCCACCGCACCCACCAGCTCGTCACCCTCGCCGACATCCCCCGCCTGCTCGGCGAAAGCGCCTACCGGCTACGCATCATCCCCGCCCTCCAAGACCCCGTCCTGCGGGGCTTCTGGGCCTGGTACGAGTCCATGTCCGAACCCTCCCGCGCCGCAGTGGTCGGCCCAGTGATGAACAAGCTGCGCGCTTTCCTGCTGCGCGACTTCGCCCGCCGCGCCATCGCCGCCGGCCCCTCCACCTTCGACCTCACCCAAGTCCTCGACGGCGGCATCCTGCTCGCTCGCCTCCCCAAAGGCGCCCTCGGCGAAGAAACCGCCCGCCTGCTGGGCTCCTTCATCGTCGCCGGAACCTGGCAGGCCGCCGCTGCCCGCGCACGGATGCCCGAACACCGGCGGGTCGACGCCACGTTGAGCATCGACGAGGCCCACAACTTCCTGAACTTGCCCTACCCGCTGGAGGACATGCTCGCCGAAGCCCGCGGCTACCGGCTGTCCATGCTCCTGGCCCACCAGCACCTCGCCCAGCTCCCGCGCGACCTGCGCGAAGGCATCTCCGCCAACGCCCGCAACAAGGTCTTCTTCAACGCCTCCCCCGAAGACGCCAACGCCCTGGAACGCCACACGCTTCCCTCCCTGGCCGCGCACGACCTGGCCCACCTCGGCCCGTACCAGGCCACAGCCCACCTCCTGACCAGCGGCGCGGAATCCACCGCCTTCACCCTCACCACCCGCCCCCTACCACCCGCCGTACCCGGCCGCGCCAAAGACCTACGGGCAGCAGCCGCCGGCCGCAACGGACCCCGACCCGCCGCCCGCCCCTGA
- a CDS encoding VirB4 family type IV secretion system protein: MLPGRWRRPSPDPALDGAALLDVAGPEAIEVHARALAIGAHLATTLVVTGYPAEVTPGWLAPLLNFPGHLDIALHIEPVPNPVAAAGLKKQRARLESGRRAGFDKGNLDDPEVEAVAADAAELAYRIARGEGKLFHVALYLTVHAPDEDALAEQAAAVRAIAESLLMSVAPTTYRALPGWLATLPLGIDTLKIRRTFDTAALATCFPFTSPDLPPATGADGEAAGVLYGLNAVSGAPVLWDRFAQDNYNSITLARSGAGKSYLAKLELLRLLFTGVTASVIDPEDEYVRLAETVGGQVVALGADGVRLNPFDLPAAKDGEEDVLTRRVLFLHTFLAVLLGTDLTPAEKAVLDRAVLAAYARAGITGDARTWTRTPPTLADLTAVLAEDGSQAAADLDDRLAPYTTGSHAQLFNGPSTTATSGHLVIYALRQLPEEVKAPAMLLALDAIWRQVTSRPEAGRHLVVVDEAWLLMREGAGAQFLFRMAKAARKYWTGLDVITQDADDVLSSPLGRAIVSNAATQILLRQAPQAIETISENFHLCHGERQFLLSASRGEALLLTGDRRHKVALISVAAPGEHDVITTDPGELAAQHLNDGLDPDGGYIDQAASAGEWET, translated from the coding sequence CTGCTCCCTGGCCGCTGGCGCCGCCCCTCCCCAGACCCAGCCCTCGACGGTGCGGCACTGCTCGACGTGGCCGGCCCCGAGGCCATCGAAGTCCATGCCCGAGCCCTGGCGATCGGCGCCCATCTGGCCACCACGCTCGTGGTCACGGGTTACCCGGCCGAGGTCACCCCTGGCTGGCTCGCCCCGCTGCTGAATTTCCCCGGGCATCTCGATATCGCTCTGCACATCGAACCGGTCCCCAACCCGGTGGCCGCAGCCGGGCTGAAGAAGCAGCGCGCCCGGCTGGAATCCGGCCGCCGCGCAGGTTTCGACAAGGGGAACCTGGATGATCCGGAGGTGGAGGCCGTTGCTGCGGACGCAGCTGAACTCGCCTACCGCATCGCTCGTGGCGAGGGAAAACTCTTCCACGTCGCCCTCTACCTGACCGTCCACGCCCCGGACGAGGACGCCCTCGCCGAGCAGGCCGCCGCCGTCCGCGCTATCGCCGAGTCCTTGCTCATGTCGGTGGCGCCGACCACCTACCGGGCGCTGCCCGGCTGGCTCGCCACCCTCCCGCTCGGCATCGATACGCTCAAGATCCGCCGCACCTTCGATACCGCCGCCCTCGCCACGTGCTTCCCCTTCACCAGCCCCGACCTGCCGCCCGCGACCGGTGCGGACGGCGAAGCCGCGGGGGTGTTGTACGGGCTCAACGCGGTCTCCGGGGCGCCGGTGCTGTGGGACCGCTTCGCGCAGGACAACTACAACTCCATCACCTTGGCCCGCTCCGGCGCCGGCAAGTCCTATCTCGCCAAACTCGAATTGCTGCGGCTGCTGTTCACCGGCGTCACCGCCTCCGTGATCGACCCGGAAGACGAGTATGTCCGCCTCGCCGAAACCGTCGGCGGACAGGTCGTAGCGCTCGGCGCCGATGGAGTACGCCTCAACCCCTTCGACCTCCCGGCTGCAAAAGATGGCGAGGAAGATGTCCTGACCCGCCGGGTGCTGTTCCTGCACACCTTCCTGGCCGTCCTCCTGGGCACCGACCTCACTCCGGCGGAGAAGGCGGTGCTCGACCGGGCAGTCCTCGCCGCGTACGCACGTGCCGGGATCACCGGCGACGCGCGCACCTGGACCCGCACCCCACCGACACTCGCCGACCTCACCGCTGTCCTGGCCGAGGACGGCAGCCAGGCGGCAGCCGATCTCGACGACCGGCTGGCCCCGTACACCACCGGCTCCCACGCCCAGCTGTTCAACGGCCCCAGCACCACAGCCACCTCCGGTCATCTGGTGATCTACGCACTCCGCCAGCTGCCGGAAGAAGTCAAGGCACCGGCGATGCTGCTCGCCCTGGACGCGATCTGGCGGCAGGTCACTTCCCGTCCCGAAGCCGGCCGCCATCTCGTGGTGGTGGACGAGGCGTGGCTGCTGATGCGCGAGGGGGCCGGCGCCCAGTTCCTGTTCCGTATGGCCAAAGCCGCCCGCAAGTACTGGACCGGTCTGGACGTGATCACCCAGGACGCCGATGATGTGCTCAGCTCTCCGCTGGGGCGGGCCATCGTCTCGAACGCCGCCACCCAGATCCTGCTGCGCCAGGCCCCGCAGGCCATCGAAACGATCAGCGAGAACTTCCACCTCTGCCACGGCGAGCGGCAGTTTCTGCTCTCGGCTTCCCGTGGCGAGGCACTGCTGCTGACCGGCGACCGCCGCCACAAGGTCGCCCTGATCAGCGTCGCAGCGCCCGGCGAACACGACGTGATCACGACGGACCCGGGCGAGCTCGCCGCCCAGCACTTGAACGACGGCCTCGATCCCGATGGCGGGTACATCGATCAGGCCGCCAGCGCCGGGGAGTGGGAGACGTGA